A region from the Paenibacillus humicola genome encodes:
- a CDS encoding YheC/YheD family protein → MNSAKRRPHGIRGILGILVSERRPSRNDGRERPSGMPEDTFCRRLCLQAEESGLDAFVFDAESVLSAEANGSLQGWRLHRGAWRTESAPPPELIYDRSMCRNPAERERRSSALASLSGLNRFVLLGGSLPGKPDVNAALQDDEAVRPYLPPTFRLGEGPPLETLAGRWPEGLFLKPAAGMQGRGALSAREDGGRIAVLGRDRANRPLDREFAHWPAAVRWLKRFAGGSEYIVQPLLRLTSGGGLAFDVRALVQKDGRGRWAFTGAAVREGAPGSVTSNLHGGGKAYPAGTRLALLFGEEQAAKLLARIRRTGERAAAVLERRFGRLTELGFDFGIEPDGRIWLLEANAKPGREAFEADPHLSRLAVRRPIQYAAMLLSRRGPVFPAAIKLSTDSNAATRNLQMPESKRRYVQEVLP, encoded by the coding sequence ATGAACAGCGCCAAGCGCCGGCCGCACGGTATCCGCGGCATTCTCGGCATCCTTGTCAGCGAAAGGCGCCCCAGCCGGAATGATGGGCGGGAGCGGCCGTCCGGCATGCCCGAGGACACGTTCTGCCGGAGGCTGTGCCTGCAGGCCGAAGAGAGCGGGCTTGACGCCTTCGTCTTCGACGCCGAATCCGTGCTGTCCGCCGAGGCAAACGGCTCTTTGCAGGGCTGGAGGCTTCACCGGGGAGCGTGGCGGACCGAGTCCGCGCCGCCGCCGGAGCTCATCTACGACCGGTCGATGTGCCGGAATCCGGCCGAACGCGAGCGGCGTTCCAGTGCGCTCGCTTCCCTCTCCGGCCTGAACCGCTTCGTGCTGCTCGGCGGCTCGCTGCCCGGCAAGCCGGACGTCAACGCCGCTCTGCAGGACGACGAGGCGGTCCGCCCCTATTTGCCGCCGACCTTCCGGCTTGGCGAAGGGCCGCCGCTGGAAACGCTCGCCGGCCGCTGGCCGGAAGGCCTTTTCCTGAAGCCGGCTGCCGGCATGCAGGGACGCGGCGCGCTCTCCGCCCGCGAAGACGGCGGCCGGATTGCGGTGCTCGGGCGGGACCGGGCGAACCGCCCGCTCGACCGCGAATTCGCCCATTGGCCCGCTGCCGTCCGCTGGCTGAAACGATTTGCCGGCGGAAGCGAATATATCGTGCAGCCGCTTTTGCGGCTGACAAGCGGCGGCGGTCTCGCCTTCGACGTCCGCGCGCTCGTGCAGAAGGACGGCCGCGGCCGCTGGGCCTTTACGGGCGCGGCGGTGCGCGAAGGCGCTCCGGGCAGCGTCACCTCCAACCTGCACGGCGGCGGTAAGGCTTACCCCGCCGGCACCAGGCTGGCCCTGCTCTTCGGCGAGGAGCAAGCGGCGAAGCTGCTTGCTCGGATCCGCCGCACCGGCGAGCGCGCGGCAGCCGTCCTGGAGCGCCGCTTCGGCCGGCTAACCGAACTTGGCTTCGATTTCGGCATTGAGCCGGACGGCCGGATCTGGCTGCTTGAAGCGAACGCCAAGCCCGGACGCGAAGCGTTCGAAGCCGATCCGCATTTGTCCCGGCTTGCCGTCCGCAGGCCGATTCAATACGCGGCGATGCTGCTGAGCCGCCGCGGTCCCGTTTTTCCAGCCGCCATTAAGCTTTCAACCGATTCCAATGCCGCGACAAGAAACCTGCAGATGCCCGAATCCAAAAGGAGATACGTCCAGGAGGTTCTTCCATGA
- a CDS encoding YheC/YheD family protein encodes MSLTSCHVHFSPQSDKVIYLSGSLLKTLKLSGKKTIQLKFGGESVTAVVKPLKRPGQHLYLSSGVRQRIRIPKTGSVTLLQSGDSEFQIGPLIGVLTDSAVRTASHPFGSRTAYIRQLLRTGENKAYMFAFTPRDINWQQDLVYGYFLTSQGGWYRRTIPLPDVVYNRLPSRRAETTESIVTLRERFVRRKIPFFNWSFFNKSDVYKLLDQDVEALRHLPESVNNPRPEKIKEMLEKHQFIYYKPTAGSLGIGIYRLTYHPQRGYFARYRRNGKNVLLRFTQFNSLMRMLQARHGSALGRYVSQQGVRLIEIDGCPIDFRFHMHKNGNNEWVPVGIGAKKAGRGSVTTHIKNGGQLLTPETALKQAFGDEADDMLDKAKKVSVKLSEAIERNFPHTLGELGLDIGIDKDGEVWMFEANAKPGRSIFHHPALRSQGRSSLSHILEHCMYLSRFQGGSS; translated from the coding sequence ATGAGTTTGACATCGTGTCACGTACACTTTTCGCCGCAAAGCGATAAAGTCATCTACTTGTCGGGTTCGCTCCTTAAAACGCTCAAGCTGTCCGGCAAGAAAACGATCCAGCTGAAGTTCGGAGGCGAGTCGGTTACCGCGGTCGTCAAACCGCTCAAGCGGCCGGGACAGCATCTGTATTTATCCTCCGGCGTCCGTCAGCGGATCCGCATACCGAAAACGGGCAGCGTCACGCTGCTTCAATCCGGCGACAGCGAGTTCCAGATCGGCCCGCTCATCGGCGTGCTGACCGATTCCGCCGTGCGTACGGCCAGTCATCCGTTCGGCTCGCGAACCGCTTATATCCGGCAGCTGCTGCGCACCGGCGAGAATAAAGCGTATATGTTCGCCTTCACGCCGCGCGACATCAACTGGCAGCAGGACCTGGTTTACGGGTATTTCCTGACGAGTCAAGGCGGCTGGTACCGGAGAACCATACCGCTGCCGGACGTTGTGTACAACCGGCTCCCGAGCCGCAGAGCGGAAACGACCGAATCGATCGTGACGCTGCGCGAACGTTTTGTCCGCCGCAAAATCCCGTTCTTCAACTGGAGCTTTTTCAATAAATCCGACGTCTACAAGCTGCTCGACCAGGACGTCGAAGCGCTGCGGCATCTGCCCGAATCGGTCAACAATCCGCGGCCCGAGAAAATCAAGGAAATGCTGGAGAAGCACCAATTCATCTATTACAAACCGACCGCCGGCAGTCTCGGCATCGGCATTTACCGGCTCACCTACCATCCGCAGCGAGGATATTTTGCAAGGTACCGGCGAAACGGCAAAAACGTGCTGCTGCGCTTTACCCAGTTCAACAGCCTGATGCGGATGCTGCAAGCCCGCCACGGCAGCGCCCTCGGCCGGTACGTCAGCCAGCAGGGCGTCCGGCTGATCGAAATCGACGGCTGCCCGATCGATTTCCGGTTTCATATGCACAAGAACGGCAATAACGAGTGGGTTCCCGTCGGCATCGGCGCGAAAAAAGCCGGGCGCGGCAGCGTAACGACGCACATCAAGAACGGAGGCCAGCTGCTGACGCCGGAAACGGCGCTGAAGCAGGCGTTCGGCGACGAGGCCGACGACATGCTCGATAAAGCGAAGAAGGTTTCCGTCAAACTGTCGGAAGCGATCGAGCGCAATTTCCCGCATACGCTCGGCGAGCTCGGTCTGGACATCGGCATCGACAAGGACGGCGAGGTCTGGATGTTTGAAGCGAACGCCAAGCCCGGCCGCTCCATCTTCCACCACCCGGCGCTCCGTTCTCAAGGCCGTTCCTCGCTCAGTCATATTCTCGAACACTGCATGTATTTAAGCCGGTTTCAAGGAGGGAGCAGCTGA
- a CDS encoding YheC/YheD family protein, producing the protein METVVQGENAALNIQASRPVLAILTIEDDIQLFRGNRSNFADLIMTGREHGFIVYVLAVRDLKLRRKQLDGFGYEEKTDTWVLGKFPFPDFIYNRIPLREDELQPGVRQKIISCLKDPRVTLFNPSFFNKWSLFKWLRQSPTTRPYIPSTRRMLTREGLGKMMVKHRFLYLKPVSGKAGKGIMAIQVRPEKTLPYRLKIQADRKSITYNCGTISSLWTRIKKESSGERYIAQQGIRLASYNDRSFDLRALVQKNQLGEWEISGIGARVAGSASITTHVPRGGSIDDPEKLLSSAFGEEEAHKLLVKIRRTALIIARQIERGARHKLAEMSMDLGVDQQGSVWFFEANAKPMKFDEPDIRKRSLERIFQYSQYVLKSKKKRPVRTGD; encoded by the coding sequence ATGGAAACCGTCGTGCAGGGTGAGAACGCCGCTTTGAACATTCAGGCCAGCCGGCCGGTGCTGGCCATCCTGACGATCGAGGACGACATCCAGCTGTTCCGGGGCAACCGCAGCAATTTCGCCGACCTCATCATGACCGGCCGCGAGCACGGGTTTATCGTATATGTGCTGGCAGTGAGGGATTTAAAGCTGAGACGCAAGCAGCTTGACGGCTTCGGCTACGAGGAAAAAACGGACACGTGGGTGCTGGGCAAGTTTCCTTTTCCCGATTTCATCTACAACCGCATTCCGCTCCGGGAAGACGAACTGCAGCCGGGCGTCAGGCAAAAAATTATATCCTGTCTGAAGGATCCGCGCGTTACGCTGTTCAATCCATCGTTTTTCAACAAATGGAGTCTGTTCAAATGGCTTCGCCAGTCGCCCACGACGCGGCCCTATATCCCCTCGACGAGAAGGATGCTCACGCGCGAGGGACTCGGAAAAATGATGGTGAAGCACCGGTTCCTGTATTTAAAGCCGGTCAGCGGCAAAGCCGGAAAAGGGATTATGGCGATTCAGGTGCGCCCCGAAAAAACGCTGCCTTACCGGCTTAAAATCCAGGCCGACCGAAAAAGCATCACCTACAACTGCGGTACGATCAGCAGTCTGTGGACACGGATCAAGAAGGAAAGCTCCGGCGAGCGATATATCGCCCAGCAGGGCATCCGGCTTGCCTCCTACAACGACCGTTCCTTCGACCTGCGCGCGCTCGTCCAGAAAAACCAACTGGGCGAATGGGAAATTTCCGGAATCGGCGCCCGCGTCGCCGGTTCCGCCAGCATTACGACCCATGTGCCGCGCGGCGGCAGCATCGACGACCCGGAGAAGCTGCTCTCGAGCGCATTCGGCGAGGAAGAAGCGCATAAGCTGCTTGTAAAGATACGCAGAACGGCGCTCATCATCGCACGCCAGATCGAACGCGGCGCCCGTCATAAGCTGGCGGAAATGTCGATGGACCTGGGCGTCGACCAGCAAGGCTCGGTCTGGTTTTTCGAGGCCAACGCGAAGCCGATGAAATTCGACGAGCCGGATATCCGGAAACGGTCGCTCGAGCGTATTTTCCAGTACAGCCAGTATGTGCTGAAATCAAAAAAAAAGAGACCGGTCCGAACCGGGGACTAA
- a CDS encoding GNAT family N-acetyltransferase has product MEVRLLSPAQLEAVHNRLLAFCRKYGDSRLTAAALRELRELKAEELAAPESAAARPAGRSAAAGTANAGGAAGSWVPASREPRRTAAVAVAVGGGRLAGVAFAADAGERACLVAVRPEARGRGTGASLLLALRSRWGRLSCSVAADNPASMQMCFRAGMKAVGLFAGPTGKPTLRFESEPEN; this is encoded by the coding sequence ATGGAAGTGAGGCTGCTGTCGCCGGCACAACTCGAGGCCGTGCACAACCGGCTGCTGGCCTTCTGCCGGAAATACGGCGACAGCCGGCTGACGGCTGCGGCCCTTCGCGAGCTGCGCGAGCTGAAGGCCGAGGAGCTGGCGGCGCCGGAAAGCGCAGCGGCACGGCCGGCCGGCCGCAGCGCGGCCGCAGGCACCGCCAACGCCGGCGGAGCCGCCGGCAGCTGGGTGCCGGCATCGCGCGAGCCGCGGCGCACGGCAGCCGTCGCCGTCGCCGTCGGCGGCGGTAGGCTCGCCGGCGTCGCCTTCGCCGCGGACGCCGGCGAGCGCGCATGCCTCGTCGCCGTGCGCCCCGAGGCAAGAGGCCGGGGCACAGGCGCCTCGCTTCTCCTTGCGCTGCGCAGCCGCTGGGGGCGGCTCAGCTGCAGCGTCGCCGCCGATAACCCGGCGAGCATGCAAATGTGCTTTCGCGCCGGAATGAAGGCGGTCGGCCTGTTTGCCGGGCCGACCGGAAAGCCGACGCTCCGGTTCGAAAGCGAGCCCGAGAACTAG
- a CDS encoding YheC/YheD family protein has protein sequence MGQPVLGILTLYLNDNGLLEERTVYQKMTEAGRKLGLDIFVFTPDDVNYKQNRIHALIFDPATKRWSRKWRSFPHLIYDRCRIQRSSRFERLQVFRSKYGHLTFLNRVLRNKWTVYKTMRREERFRSHLPLTRSYESPNDLTEMVRKYPLVYLKPIDGTGGRGILRIEKQRDGTCLIQGRDLSRRIISPQLVKLSSLHSRLSGWNLKNRRYLVQQGIQLKLPNGRVHDYRMLVQKNGRGAWEVTGCAGRVGAARSITSNLHGGGHARTMQSLLSQWLGDEEKTKAVKQHAEELGVEIADFLEQSYGRLCELALDLAIDRNGHIWLLEVNPKPAREVFAQAGERTTYRRAITRPLEYALWLYGQKKNNRDKAQVADAQEKANPGTP, from the coding sequence ATGGGCCAGCCCGTGCTGGGCATATTAACGCTCTATTTAAACGACAACGGCTTGCTGGAAGAAAGAACGGTCTATCAGAAAATGACGGAGGCGGGCCGCAAGCTGGGACTTGACATCTTTGTTTTTACGCCGGACGACGTCAACTATAAACAAAACCGGATCCATGCGCTCATCTTCGATCCCGCGACAAAACGCTGGTCGCGCAAATGGCGGTCGTTCCCCCATTTGATTTACGACCGCTGCCGGATCCAGCGCAGCTCCCGGTTCGAACGGCTGCAGGTGTTTCGCAGCAAATACGGGCATTTGACGTTTTTGAACCGGGTGCTCCGCAACAAATGGACGGTATACAAAACGATGCGGCGGGAGGAACGGTTCCGCTCCCACCTGCCGCTTACCCGATCTTACGAATCGCCGAACGATCTTACCGAAATGGTCCGCAAATATCCGCTCGTTTATTTGAAGCCGATCGACGGCACCGGCGGACGGGGAATCCTGCGGATCGAGAAGCAGCGGGACGGCACCTGCCTGATTCAGGGCCGCGATCTATCGCGGCGCATTATCAGCCCGCAGCTCGTGAAGCTCTCCTCGCTGCACAGCCGGTTATCCGGCTGGAACCTGAAGAACAGGCGCTATCTCGTGCAGCAGGGCATTCAGCTCAAGCTGCCGAACGGCCGGGTGCACGATTACCGGATGCTGGTGCAGAAAAACGGCCGCGGCGCCTGGGAGGTAACCGGCTGCGCCGGGCGGGTCGGAGCGGCGCGGAGCATTACGTCCAACCTGCACGGCGGAGGGCACGCGCGCACGATGCAGAGCCTGCTCAGCCAGTGGCTCGGCGACGAGGAGAAGACGAAGGCGGTCAAACAGCATGCGGAGGAGCTCGGTGTCGAAATCGCCGATTTTCTCGAACAGTCGTACGGCAGACTGTGCGAGCTCGCGCTCGATCTGGCCATCGACCGCAATGGCCACATTTGGCTGCTCGAGGTCAACCCGAAGCCGGCCCGCGAGGTGTTCGCCCAGGCCGGCGAGCGCACGACGTACCGGCGGGCGATTACCCGGCCGCTCGAGTATGCGCTTTGGCTGTACGGGCAAAAGAAAAACAACCGGGATAAGGCGCAAGTCGCCGATGCCCAGGAAAAAGCAAATCCCGGAACGCCTTGA
- a CDS encoding phosphodiester glycosidase family protein has product MDTKLTSASSVTSERSRTAAARQRRSAKKHKKRLGRTLFRLFLLLVLLAVSAVGWLFLTPSGTNIRYLAADTLITTQHRYLAKYIIGQAELNRRVAEYQKQFDDMGVEKDRHQITLPPPAVEEAKPLVQVEDISGAGYKGFLMIVNDPTKIRLGVPAVPGKGERVLSMVQRYGAIAGVNAGGFADPNWEGNGFQPIGVVISQGKVFYDDTGKSKTTQIVGIDKNGKMIAGRYTLKQMQDMGVQEAVTFQPRIIVNGKGLIKNAKDGWGIAPRTAMGQRADGAILFVVIDGRQPGRSIGANLYDVQQIMLKHGAVIAANLDGGSSTMLVKDGKVLNKPSTKSPEGRYLPTAWLVFEHPEEAHIANVWAGLRPQDIDPAKW; this is encoded by the coding sequence ATGGATACGAAGCTTACATCCGCTTCTTCGGTCACGTCCGAGCGCAGCCGGACGGCTGCGGCACGGCAGCGAAGAAGCGCAAAAAAACATAAAAAACGGCTCGGCCGCACACTGTTTCGCCTGTTCCTCCTGCTGGTCCTGCTGGCCGTATCGGCTGTGGGCTGGCTGTTTTTAACGCCTTCGGGCACGAATATCCGGTACCTTGCGGCCGATACGCTCATTACGACGCAGCACCGGTATTTGGCGAAATATATCATCGGCCAGGCCGAGCTGAACCGCCGGGTGGCGGAGTATCAGAAGCAGTTCGACGATATGGGCGTGGAGAAGGATCGTCACCAGATCACCCTGCCGCCGCCGGCGGTCGAAGAAGCCAAGCCGCTCGTGCAGGTCGAGGACATTTCCGGAGCGGGCTACAAAGGGTTTCTGATGATTGTCAACGATCCGACCAAAATCCGGCTCGGCGTGCCGGCTGTCCCGGGCAAGGGGGAACGGGTACTCAGCATGGTTCAGCGCTACGGCGCGATTGCCGGCGTCAACGCGGGCGGCTTTGCCGATCCGAATTGGGAAGGAAACGGCTTCCAGCCAATCGGCGTCGTCATTTCGCAGGGCAAGGTGTTTTACGACGACACGGGCAAGAGCAAGACGACGCAGATTGTCGGCATCGACAAAAACGGCAAAATGATTGCCGGGCGGTACACGCTGAAACAGATGCAGGACATGGGCGTTCAGGAGGCGGTGACGTTCCAGCCGCGTATTATCGTGAACGGTAAAGGACTGATCAAAAACGCGAAGGACGGCTGGGGCATCGCGCCGCGCACGGCAATGGGGCAGCGCGCAGACGGCGCGATCCTGTTCGTCGTCATCGACGGGCGGCAGCCCGGCCGAAGCATCGGCGCCAATTTGTACGACGTGCAGCAGATCATGCTGAAGCACGGCGCCGTCATTGCCGCCAATTTGGACGGAGGCTCGTCCACCATGCTCGTCAAGGACGGGAAGGTGCTGAACAAGCCGTCGACGAAAAGTCCGGAGGGCCGCTATCTCCCGACGGCGTGGCTCGTGTTCGAGCATCCGGAAGAGGCGCATATTGCGAACGTTTGGGCCGGTCTGCGGCCGCAGGATATCGATCCCGCCAAATGGTAA
- a CDS encoding manganese catalase family protein, which translates to MWIYEKKLQYPVRVSKCDPMMAKFLLEQYGGADGELAAALRYLNQRYSIPDKVIGLLTDIGTEEFAHLEMIATMVYKLTKDATPDQMRAAGLGDHYSQHDNALFYQNSSGVPWTAAYIQAKGDPLADLYEDIAAEEKARATYQWLIDLTDDVDLQDGLKFLRQREVVHAMRFKEAVEMIKADRDTKKVY; encoded by the coding sequence ATGTGGATTTATGAAAAAAAGCTGCAGTATCCGGTTCGCGTCAGCAAATGCGATCCGATGATGGCCAAATTTCTGCTCGAGCAATACGGCGGCGCCGACGGCGAGCTTGCCGCGGCGCTGCGATACTTAAATCAGCGCTATTCGATTCCCGATAAAGTGATCGGGCTGCTGACCGATATCGGTACCGAAGAATTCGCGCATCTCGAAATGATCGCGACGATGGTTTACAAGCTGACGAAGGATGCCACGCCGGATCAGATGCGAGCGGCTGGACTTGGGGATCATTATTCGCAGCATGACAACGCGCTGTTTTATCAAAATTCCTCGGGCGTTCCCTGGACGGCGGCTTACATTCAGGCGAAGGGCGATCCGCTGGCCGACTTATACGAAGATATCGCAGCCGAGGAGAAGGCGAGGGCGACGTATCAGTGGCTGATCGACCTGACCGACGACGTCGATCTCCAGGACGGACTGAAGTTCCTGCGCCAACGCGAGGTCGTGCACGCCATGCGGTTCAAGGAAGCGGTCGAGATGATCAAAGCCGACCGAGATACGAAAAAGGTATATTGA
- a CDS encoding spore coat protein CotJB has protein sequence MSKQLDENYYRKLEELQQLEFALVELTLFLDTHPNDMQALQQFNQLAQQRQQCAYQFEMQYGPLMQFGHSFSKYPWQWVDTPWPWQV, from the coding sequence ATGAGCAAACAGCTGGACGAGAACTATTACCGGAAGCTCGAGGAGCTGCAGCAGCTGGAATTTGCGCTGGTCGAGCTGACCTTGTTTTTGGATACGCACCCGAACGACATGCAGGCGCTGCAGCAGTTCAATCAGCTGGCCCAGCAGCGCCAGCAGTGCGCTTACCAGTTCGAAATGCAGTACGGTCCGCTGATGCAGTTCGGGCACAGCTTTTCGAAATACCCGTGGCAGTGGGTCGACACTCCCTGGCCTTGGCAGGTATAA
- a CDS encoding spore coat associated protein CotJA produces MNEPSQTREWYPFVGPFDPCPPKYVKTYVVPPNQFIPYQPMNLPQFPLHQALHVGTLWPALYSPYESKCGKGGLQP; encoded by the coding sequence GTGAACGAGCCGAGTCAGACCCGCGAGTGGTATCCGTTCGTCGGGCCTTTCGACCCATGCCCCCCGAAGTACGTGAAAACCTACGTCGTGCCGCCCAACCAGTTCATCCCCTACCAGCCCATGAATTTACCGCAGTTTCCGCTCCATCAGGCGCTCCATGTCGGAACGCTTTGGCCTGCGCTGTACAGTCCGTATGAATCGAAATGCGGCAAAGGAGGACTGCAGCCATGA
- a CDS encoding hemolysin family protein, which produces MEDVEFGRIAVNLLVVFVLVLLNGFFVAAEFGLVKVRQSRLTQLANEGNVRAKYALRVNKKLDVYLSATQLGITLASLGLGWVGEPVISELIVEPIMHAAGMTDETIISSVSVVIGFLVITFLHIVLGELAPKSLAIQKSESTSLWLSAPLLLFYRLFLPAIWLLNFAANRLLRLFGIQPAAEHDTAHTEEEIRILMDQSARSGIIDKDELKLFDNVFEFSDRLAREVMLPRTDMDCLYADQPFAENMKTVYRLKHTRFPVCVEDKDQLIGFVHITDLLTADPDEDHDLRSFLRPILNVPESMEISHVLKLMQRNHSQLAIVVDEYGGTAGMMTTEQILEEIVGEIHDEFDTEQPNVVVKGSVTSVDGRMLIEDINDMFNLDIEDEDVDSIGGWLFTKVEGNPVKGKKVHHGGYTFEIAESKRLRVLRIHIYKQESVLPAFEPLDQRH; this is translated from the coding sequence TTGGAAGACGTTGAATTTGGCCGAATTGCCGTCAATCTGCTCGTTGTTTTCGTCCTTGTCCTGCTGAACGGTTTTTTCGTCGCGGCCGAATTCGGACTGGTTAAAGTCCGCCAGTCGCGGCTGACTCAGCTGGCCAACGAAGGCAATGTCCGGGCGAAATATGCCTTGAGGGTCAACAAAAAGCTGGACGTCTATTTGTCCGCTACGCAGCTGGGCATTACGCTGGCTTCGCTTGGGCTCGGCTGGGTCGGCGAACCGGTCATCTCCGAGCTGATCGTCGAGCCGATTATGCATGCGGCCGGCATGACGGACGAAACGATCATTTCCTCCGTTTCCGTCGTGATCGGGTTTCTCGTCATTACGTTTTTGCATATCGTGCTCGGCGAGCTGGCTCCGAAATCGCTGGCCATTCAGAAATCCGAATCGACGTCGCTGTGGCTGTCGGCGCCGCTGCTGCTCTTCTACCGGCTGTTCCTGCCGGCCATCTGGCTGCTCAATTTTGCTGCCAACCGGCTGCTTCGGCTGTTCGGCATCCAGCCTGCCGCGGAGCATGATACTGCCCATACGGAAGAGGAAATCCGGATTTTGATGGACCAGAGCGCCCGAAGCGGCATTATCGACAAGGACGAATTAAAGCTGTTCGATAACGTATTCGAATTTTCCGACCGGCTGGCGCGAGAGGTGATGCTTCCCCGCACCGACATGGACTGCCTGTACGCCGACCAGCCGTTCGCCGAAAACATGAAAACCGTATACCGGCTGAAGCATACCCGTTTCCCGGTCTGTGTCGAGGATAAGGACCAGCTGATCGGATTCGTCCATATTACCGACCTGCTTACGGCGGACCCCGACGAGGATCACGATTTGCGCAGCTTTTTGCGGCCGATCCTGAACGTGCCGGAATCGATGGAAATCAGCCATGTGCTGAAGCTGATGCAGCGCAATCACTCGCAGCTAGCCATTGTCGTGGACGAATACGGCGGAACGGCGGGGATGATGACGACCGAGCAGATTTTGGAAGAAATCGTCGGTGAAATTCATGACGAGTTCGATACCGAGCAGCCGAACGTCGTGGTTAAGGGGAGCGTCACGTCCGTCGACGGCCGCATGCTGATCGAAGATATTAACGACATGTTTAACTTGGATATCGAGGACGAAGACGTCGACTCGATCGGCGGCTGGCTGTTTACGAAGGTCGAAGGCAATCCGGTAAAAGGAAAGAAAGTCCATCATGGCGGCTACACGTTCGAAATTGCCGAAAGCAAACGGCTTCGCGTTCTTCGCATACATATTTACAAGCAGGAAAGCGTCCTGCCCGCGTTCGAACCTCTGGATCAAAGGCACTGA
- the yfkAB gene encoding radical SAM/CxCxxxxC motif protein YfkAB, translating into MYKASSYYRETEPAALSPINDPWDPIVSLRTFGRHRLTSVEMTVSNLCNMRCEHCAVGDSLVLAEPPKLPVDDMLRRLDEVEQLQTISITGGEPSFSERTVKETIIPLLKYARSRGVRSQINSNVTLDYSRYEAVAPYLDVMHISFNYVNTDDFHRIGFARSGHPVAKETAARMYERMIDNARRLSEGGLFVSAESMINFRTHLQIADIHKLIVEMGCRRHEVHPMYPSAFAAGLPMLTRDEMRSAVARLLDGRDRSVWMLFGTLPFFRCSDDPEDRMLLERLAAEPNVTVRNDPDGRNRLNVNLFSGDVFVTDFSDVPAFGNIRDDRLDDLFERWLRHPLARNVDCHCPAAGCCGPNLLVKEMYYRDVDFTSRRAKF; encoded by the coding sequence ATGTACAAGGCAAGCTCCTATTACCGGGAAACGGAGCCGGCGGCTCTGTCTCCTATCAACGATCCATGGGATCCGATCGTTTCGCTGCGGACATTCGGCCGTCACCGGCTGACCAGCGTCGAAATGACGGTCTCCAATTTGTGCAACATGCGCTGCGAGCATTGCGCGGTCGGCGATTCGCTCGTTCTGGCCGAGCCCCCGAAGCTGCCGGTTGACGATATGCTGCGGCGGCTTGACGAAGTCGAGCAGCTTCAGACGATCAGCATTACCGGAGGCGAGCCTTCCTTTTCCGAACGGACGGTCAAGGAGACGATTATCCCGCTGCTGAAATACGCGCGCAGCCGGGGCGTCCGCTCGCAGATCAACTCGAACGTGACGCTCGATTACAGCCGTTACGAGGCCGTCGCGCCTTATTTGGACGTCATGCATATTTCCTTCAACTATGTAAACACGGACGATTTCCACCGGATCGGCTTTGCCCGAAGCGGTCATCCCGTCGCGAAAGAAACGGCTGCCCGGATGTACGAGCGAATGATCGACAACGCCCGGCGGCTTAGCGAAGGCGGCTTATTCGTCTCGGCGGAATCGATGATCAATTTCCGGACTCACCTGCAGATCGCGGACATTCACAAGCTCATCGTCGAAATGGGCTGCAGGCGGCACGAGGTGCATCCCATGTATCCGAGCGCATTTGCCGCCGGCCTGCCGATGCTGACGAGAGACGAGATGCGCAGCGCGGTCGCCCGGCTGCTCGACGGCCGGGACCGGTCCGTCTGGATGCTGTTCGGAACGCTTCCGTTTTTCCGCTGCAGCGACGATCCCGAGGACCGCATGCTGCTGGAGCGGCTTGCCGCCGAGCCGAATGTGACCGTCCGCAACGACCCCGACGGCCGCAACCGGCTGAACGTCAACCTGTTTTCGGGCGACGTGTTTGTCACCGATTTTTCCGATGTGCCCGCTTTCGGCAATATCCGGGACGACAGGCTGGATGACTTGTTCGAGCGATGGCTCCGCCATCCGCTTGCCCGAAACGTCGATTGCCACTGTCCCGCGGCCGGCTGCTGCGGCCCGAATCTGCTCGTCAAAGAAATGTACTATCGCGATGTCGACTTTACATCGCGGCGTGCAAAATTTTAA